Proteins from a single region of Desulfatiglans anilini DSM 4660:
- a CDS encoding NUDIX domain-containing protein, whose protein sequence is MNREDRPVTVTSHEEIYRCRVFRLEREQVVLGNGTEVSLDIIRHPGASAILPLTSDGRLLMLRQYRHAVGGFIWEIPAGTLNPGEDPLACAHRELAEETGFSARSMEKIGEITPLPGYSDERIHLYVAADLTPAEQRLDEDEWLHVEALPIGRVMEMVREGAIQDGKTLCSLLFLEHGAGRNLHPAAVKRIRGEG, encoded by the coding sequence ATGAACAGAGAAGATCGACCGGTGACCGTCACTAGCCATGAGGAAATCTACCGGTGCCGCGTGTTCAGACTGGAGCGGGAGCAGGTGGTCCTCGGCAACGGCACCGAAGTGAGCCTCGATATCATCCGTCATCCGGGCGCTTCGGCGATTCTGCCGCTGACCTCGGATGGGCGGCTTCTGATGCTGCGGCAGTACCGCCATGCGGTCGGCGGCTTCATCTGGGAGATTCCGGCCGGCACCTTGAACCCCGGGGAAGACCCTCTGGCCTGTGCCCACAGGGAACTGGCGGAGGAGACGGGCTTCAGTGCGCGCAGCATGGAGAAGATCGGCGAGATCACACCGCTTCCGGGTTATTCGGACGAGCGGATCCATCTGTATGTCGCCGCCGATCTGACGCCGGCCGAACAGCGGTTGGACGAGGACGAGTGGCTCCACGTGGAGGCGCTGCCGATCGGCCGGGTGATGGAAATGGTTCGGGAAGGGGCGATCCAGGATGGAAAGACCCTCTGCTCGCTGCTCTTCCTGGAGCACGGGGCGGGCCGGAACCTTCATCCTGCGGCCGTGAAGAGGATCCGGGGGGAAGGCTGA
- a CDS encoding GHMP family kinase ATP-binding protein yields the protein MPSETVFRNAVRNLLEEQTFKATAPCRVDAGGTWDIKAMALPFEKEEPTTVNIALDLRTSVTVSAHREGFVKITSRGFEGAVEAESGRFALRPPFGAYFAAAAHFGLDGLLIHIDSASPVKSALGGSSAALVALIRVLGALSRKASAGRAPKRQETLLLAYHLEDALQGGCGGMQDQAAAVFGGVSGWRWTYSRPARPFARTRLLDGPGCEALSRRMLVAFSGKEHVSVVTNRQWVEDFLEGKTRRAWLEANRAVSALARAIEGRKWAEAARLVRREMATRRDITPEALIPETAALIDEAEACGCGARFAGAGAGGSLWAIGPEEAIDRLRTGWRKRLSGIPGGRILDCGVDPRGVRLETARLPKPR from the coding sequence ATGCCCAGCGAAACCGTGTTCAGGAACGCTGTCCGAAATCTGCTCGAGGAACAGACCTTCAAAGCCACCGCTCCCTGCCGCGTCGATGCGGGCGGCACCTGGGACATCAAGGCGATGGCGCTTCCTTTCGAGAAGGAGGAGCCGACGACCGTCAACATCGCGCTCGATCTGAGGACCTCCGTCACGGTGTCGGCGCATCGCGAAGGCTTCGTCAAAATCACCTCCCGGGGCTTCGAGGGGGCGGTCGAGGCCGAGAGCGGGCGCTTTGCGCTGAGGCCGCCCTTCGGGGCCTATTTTGCGGCGGCGGCCCACTTCGGGCTGGACGGGCTCCTGATCCACATCGACTCGGCCTCCCCTGTCAAATCGGCCCTGGGGGGATCGAGCGCGGCGCTGGTCGCCCTGATCCGGGTGCTGGGCGCCCTTTCACGAAAGGCGTCAGCCGGACGCGCACCCAAACGTCAGGAGACGCTGCTTCTGGCCTACCATCTGGAGGACGCCCTGCAGGGGGGCTGCGGCGGCATGCAGGACCAGGCGGCGGCGGTTTTCGGGGGCGTGTCGGGGTGGCGCTGGACTTACAGCCGTCCGGCAAGGCCGTTTGCGCGGACGCGCCTCCTGGACGGCCCGGGGTGCGAGGCCCTGAGCCGCAGGATGTTGGTCGCTTTCAGCGGCAAAGAGCACGTCTCGGTCGTGACCAACCGCCAATGGGTGGAGGATTTTCTGGAAGGAAAGACGCGGCGGGCCTGGCTCGAGGCGAACCGGGCCGTGTCGGCTCTCGCCCGCGCGATCGAAGGGCGCAAGTGGGCGGAGGCGGCCCGTCTGGTCCGGCGCGAGATGGCCACCCGGCGCGACATTACGCCGGAGGCGCTCATACCGGAGACGGCGGCCCTGATCGACGAAGCGGAGGCGTGCGGCTGCGGCGCCCGGTTCGCCGGGGCGGGGGCCGGCGGATCCCTTTGGGCGATCGGCCCCGAGGAGGCCATCGACAGGCTGCGGACGGGCTGGAGGAAAAGGCTCTCGGGCATCCCGGGGGGCCGGATCCTGGACTGCGGGGTGGATCCCCGGGGCGTCCGGCTGGAGACGGCCCGTTTGCCTAAACCTCGGTGA
- a CDS encoding type IV pilus twitching motility protein PilT: MTRIDAFFQLMNEQGASDLHMIAGQQPVMRINGDLERIRYGLLDNDALKTMLYEIAPKDKIEVFEETGDVDFGYEISGTARYRANFFLHRNGIGAVFRAIPSRILNCQELGLPPVIRRLASLPNGLVLVTGPTGSGKSTTLAAIIDEVNRTRKDHVLTIEDPVEFVHQSDKAIINHREVGRHTRSFSVALRGALREDPDVIMVGEMRDLETMALAIEASSTGHLVLSTLHTPNASKTVDRMIEVFPENEQELIRNTLADNLRAVVSQTLLKRTDQSGRAAAIEVLIATPAVRNLIREGKTFQIPSMLQMGKKYGMQTLDDAIMNLLNRKIIHPEDAYSKSIDKSRFLPFLNHPPADFTEV, encoded by the coding sequence ATGACTCGCATCGACGCTTTTTTTCAATTGATGAACGAACAGGGGGCATCGGATCTCCACATGATTGCGGGTCAACAGCCTGTTATGCGGATCAATGGAGATCTCGAAAGGATCCGATACGGCCTTCTCGACAACGACGCCCTCAAGACCATGCTCTATGAAATCGCGCCAAAGGACAAGATCGAGGTATTCGAAGAGACCGGAGATGTCGATTTCGGATATGAAATTTCCGGGACGGCGCGCTACCGCGCCAATTTTTTCCTGCATCGGAACGGGATCGGCGCCGTGTTTCGTGCGATCCCGTCACGGATCCTGAACTGCCAGGAGCTCGGGCTGCCGCCGGTGATACGCAGACTCGCCTCGCTCCCGAACGGGCTCGTCCTGGTCACCGGACCGACCGGCAGCGGAAAATCCACCACCCTGGCCGCCATCATCGACGAAGTGAACCGCACCCGCAAGGACCACGTCTTGACCATCGAAGATCCTGTCGAGTTCGTTCACCAGAGCGACAAGGCGATCATCAACCACAGGGAAGTCGGCCGGCACACCCGTTCCTTTTCCGTCGCCCTCCGGGGGGCGCTGCGCGAGGACCCGGACGTCATCATGGTCGGGGAGATGCGCGATCTGGAAACCATGGCCCTGGCCATCGAGGCGTCTTCGACGGGCCATCTGGTCCTCAGCACCCTCCATACCCCGAATGCATCCAAGACCGTCGACCGGATGATAGAGGTCTTCCCTGAAAACGAACAGGAGCTGATCCGCAACACCCTGGCGGACAACCTGCGGGCCGTCGTCAGCCAGACCCTCCTGAAACGCACCGACCAATCGGGCCGCGCGGCGGCCATCGAGGTCCTCATCGCCACGCCCGCCGTGCGGAACCTCATCCGGGAGGGGAAGACCTTTCAGATCCCGTCCATGCTGCAGATGGGGAAAAAATACGGGATGCAGACCCTCGACGACGCCATCATGAACCTGCTCAATCGGAAGATCATCCATCCCGAAGATGCGTATTCGAAATCGATCGACAAATCGCGGTTTCTGCCTTTCTTGAACCACCCGCCTGCCGATTTCACCGAGGTTTAG
- the panB gene encoding 3-methyl-2-oxobutanoate hydroxymethyltransferase — MEQKKVTIADLQARKAAGQKITMVTAYDYPSGALADQAGIDTILVGDSLGMVMLGYDSTVPVTMDEMIHHCKAVRRGVKRAFILGDMPFLSYQVSEEKAVENAGRFIKEAGCEAVKLEGGSEMAGVIRAIVTAGIPVCGHIGLTPQTATKLSGFKVQGKDAEGARELVQAAKDMEAAGAFMLVMECVPDVLGARITRELRIPTIGIGAGPDCDGQVLVYHDVLGLFERFTPKFVKQYVNLAPQIREALAQYKQDVESGAFPGPEHVFSMSAEEADKI, encoded by the coding sequence ATGGAACAGAAGAAAGTGACGATTGCAGATTTGCAGGCCAGGAAGGCGGCGGGGCAGAAGATCACCATGGTGACGGCTTATGACTACCCGTCCGGTGCGCTGGCGGACCAGGCCGGGATCGACACCATCCTGGTGGGCGATTCCCTGGGCATGGTCATGCTGGGGTATGATTCGACGGTCCCCGTGACGATGGACGAGATGATCCATCACTGCAAGGCCGTGCGCCGGGGCGTGAAGCGCGCTTTCATCCTCGGGGATATGCCCTTTCTCTCGTATCAGGTGAGCGAGGAGAAGGCCGTTGAAAACGCCGGCCGGTTCATCAAGGAGGCGGGGTGCGAGGCCGTCAAGCTCGAGGGCGGAAGCGAGATGGCAGGCGTGATCCGGGCGATTGTAACCGCCGGCATCCCGGTGTGCGGGCACATCGGCCTCACGCCGCAGACGGCGACCAAGCTGAGCGGCTTCAAGGTCCAGGGCAAGGACGCCGAGGGCGCCCGCGAGCTGGTCCAGGCGGCCAAGGACATGGAGGCCGCCGGCGCTTTCATGCTCGTGATGGAATGCGTCCCGGACGTCCTGGGAGCCCGCATCACCCGCGAACTCCGCATCCCCACGATCGGGATCGGCGCCGGCCCCGACTGTGACGGACAGGTCCTGGTTTATCACGACGTCTTGGGGCTCTTCGAACGCTTTACACCGAAATTCGTCAAACAGTACGTCAACCTGGCGCCCCAGATTCGAGAGGCGCTCGCCCAATACAAGCAAGATGTCGAGAGCGGCGCCTTCCCCGGCCCCGAGCATGTTTTTTCGATGAGTGCCGAAGAGGCCGATAAGATTTGA
- a CDS encoding ketopantoate reductase family protein, whose amino-acid sequence MKILVVGPGAVGCLFAARFRKAGYEATLLDYRPERADRISREGIRIEGVLGEYRVEVPVVTPGTPSRPDLALICVKSNQTRQAAEEIADWLPDDGRVLTLQNGLGNFEVLQEVFGAERVLGGITAEGATVLGPGRIRHAGRGDTVIGPDPGGDETIERIVEAFRQAGFAVRTAERVDQLIWGKLIVNVGINALTALLRVKNGRLPELPTVARLMDDLVREAVAVASARGIDLPYPDPLGRVMEVCRATADNVASMLQDVLRQRPTEVAHINGAIVREGERCGVPTPVNRALTWLVQGLENSYAERVPDPPASTGE is encoded by the coding sequence ATGAAGATCCTGGTCGTAGGTCCCGGGGCGGTGGGGTGCCTGTTCGCAGCCCGTTTCCGCAAGGCCGGTTATGAGGCGACGCTGCTCGATTACCGGCCGGAGCGGGCGGATCGCATCAGTAGAGAGGGGATTCGCATCGAAGGGGTCCTCGGCGAGTACAGGGTCGAGGTGCCTGTCGTCACACCCGGGACGCCTTCGAGGCCCGACCTGGCGTTGATCTGCGTGAAGTCCAACCAGACCCGGCAGGCAGCCGAAGAGATTGCGGACTGGCTGCCGGATGACGGGAGGGTGCTCACGCTGCAGAACGGTCTCGGCAACTTCGAGGTTCTCCAGGAGGTCTTCGGTGCGGAGCGGGTGCTCGGGGGGATTACGGCGGAGGGCGCGACGGTGCTGGGCCCCGGCCGGATCCGGCATGCCGGCCGCGGGGATACGGTCATCGGCCCTGATCCGGGTGGTGACGAAACGATCGAGCGCATCGTCGAGGCCTTCAGGCAGGCCGGCTTCGCGGTGCGGACGGCCGAAAGGGTCGATCAGTTGATCTGGGGGAAGTTGATCGTCAATGTCGGGATCAATGCGCTGACAGCGCTGCTGAGGGTCAAAAACGGCCGACTGCCGGAGCTTCCGACCGTCGCGCGGCTGATGGACGATCTGGTGAGGGAGGCTGTGGCCGTGGCGTCCGCCCGGGGGATCGACCTTCCCTATCCCGACCCGCTCGGCCGCGTGATGGAGGTGTGCCGTGCGACAGCGGACAACGTGGCGTCCATGCTGCAGGACGTCCTCAGACAGCGCCCCACGGAGGTCGCGCATATCAACGGGGCGATCGTGAGGGAAGGGGAGCGCTGCGGGGTCCCCACCCCGGTCAACCGGGCCTTGACCTGGCTGGTCCAGGGGCTCGAGAACAGCTACGCGGAACGGGTCCCGGACCCGCCGGCTTCGACAGGTGAGTGA
- a CDS encoding NAD-dependent epimerase/dehydratase family protein — MKIMVTGGAGFIGSNVVDGYLAEGHQVSIIDDLSSGRLANVNPGARFYEADIRSPEISGIFERERPDILNHHAAQISVPASVDDPVADADINIKGLLNLLEAAVRFGVRKVIFISSGGAIYGEAGEYPTSEACPPRPLSPYAVAKYASEHYLAFYRHQYGLDYCVLRYANIYGPRQIPKGEAGVVAIFMNNLLKGEPSLLFHFPGEEDGMVRDYCFVGDVVKANIAALSHGGGGCFNIGTGVETRTRDLYRTIFERLGALRGPLNPRLATPLPREARAGDLSRSCLQIGKAAENLAWAPLTPLPFGIQETWSWRLSQPL; from the coding sequence ATGAAGATCATGGTGACGGGCGGGGCCGGGTTCATCGGCTCCAACGTGGTGGATGGGTATCTGGCCGAGGGGCATCAGGTTTCGATCATCGACGATCTGTCGAGCGGCAGGCTTGCCAATGTCAACCCGGGCGCCCGCTTTTACGAGGCCGACATCCGCTCCCCGGAGATCTCCGGGATCTTCGAGCGCGAAAGGCCGGACATCCTGAACCACCACGCCGCGCAGATCAGCGTGCCCGCATCGGTGGATGACCCGGTCGCGGACGCCGACATCAACATCAAGGGGCTTCTGAACCTCCTCGAGGCTGCGGTGCGGTTCGGGGTCCGGAAGGTGATCTTCATCTCCTCGGGCGGGGCGATCTACGGCGAAGCCGGGGAGTATCCAACCTCCGAGGCATGCCCGCCGAGGCCGCTTTCCCCCTATGCGGTCGCCAAATACGCCTCGGAGCACTACCTCGCCTTTTACCGCCACCAGTACGGCCTGGATTACTGCGTGCTCCGATACGCCAACATCTATGGGCCGAGGCAGATCCCGAAGGGGGAGGCCGGCGTGGTGGCCATCTTCATGAACAACCTCCTCAAAGGGGAGCCCTCGCTGCTCTTTCACTTCCCCGGCGAGGAAGACGGAATGGTCCGCGACTACTGCTTCGTCGGCGATGTCGTCAAGGCCAACATCGCCGCCCTTTCGCACGGAGGGGGCGGTTGTTTCAATATCGGTACGGGTGTCGAAACCCGCACGCGCGATTTGTACCGTACGATCTTCGAGCGCCTCGGCGCGTTGCGGGGGCCGCTAAACCCGCGGCTGGCAACCCCTCTCCCGAGGGAGGCCCGTGCCGGCGATCTTAGCCGGAGTTGCCTGCAGATCGGGAAGGCGGCGGAAAACCTGGCATGGGCCCCGCTGACACCCCTTCCGTTCGGCATCCAGGAGACCTGGTCCTGGCGGTTGAGCCAGCCTCTGTGA
- the groES gene encoding co-chaperone GroES: MNVRPLHDRVIVKRVEGEEMTKGGIIIPDTAKEKPIEGVVVAVGNGKILENGTKMPLEVKAGDRILFGKYAGTEIKIEGEEHLIMREDDIIAIVQ; this comes from the coding sequence ATGAATGTAAGACCACTGCATGACCGCGTCATCGTGAAACGGGTCGAGGGCGAAGAAATGACCAAAGGCGGAATCATCATTCCGGATACCGCGAAAGAAAAACCGATCGAGGGTGTGGTCGTCGCCGTCGGCAACGGCAAGATCCTCGAGAACGGAACGAAGATGCCCCTGGAAGTGAAGGCGGGCGACCGCATCCTTTTCGGGAAATACGCCGGCACCGAGATCAAGATCGAGGGCGAGGAACATCTCATCATGCGGGAAGACGACATCATTGCCATCGTGCAATAG
- the groL gene encoding chaperonin GroEL (60 kDa chaperone family; promotes refolding of misfolded polypeptides especially under stressful conditions; forms two stacked rings of heptamers to form a barrel-shaped 14mer; ends can be capped by GroES; misfolded proteins enter the barrel where they are refolded when GroES binds): MAKEIKYGVKARESILRGVDFLADAVKVTLGPKGRNVILDKAFGSPNITKDGVTVAKEIELEDKFENMGAQMVKEVASKTSDVAGDGTTTATVLAQAIYREGSKLVAAGVNPMALKRGIEKAVEVAVGELKKISKPTKDQEEIAQVGTISANNDTTIGNIIAEAMNKVGKEGVITVEEAKSMETTLEVVEGMQFDRGYLSPYFVTDPEKMICNLSEPYILLHEKKISSMKDMIPILEQIAKMGKPLLIIAEDIEGEALATLVVNKLRGTLQVSAVKAPGFGDRRKAMLEDIAILTGGRVISEDLGFKLENTTLNDLGTAKTINIDKDNTTIVDGGGNRGDLEGRVRQIRAQIDETTSDYDREKLQERLAKLIGGVAVINVGAATESEMKEKKARVEDALNATRAAVEEGVVPGGGVALVRCIPALAGLKLEGEEQPGVNLVMRALEEPLRQIANNAGAEGSVVVEKVKEKEGATGYNADKGAYEDLLKAGIIDPTKVTRFALQNASSVSSLLLTTEAMIAEKPKEKDDMPPMPGGGMGGMGGMGGMM, translated from the coding sequence ATGGCGAAAGAGATTAAATACGGTGTTAAGGCGAGGGAGTCCATCCTGCGGGGCGTCGATTTCCTTGCAGATGCTGTGAAGGTCACTCTGGGGCCCAAAGGCCGCAATGTTATTCTGGACAAGGCCTTCGGGTCGCCGAACATCACGAAGGACGGCGTCACGGTCGCGAAGGAGATCGAACTGGAAGACAAGTTCGAGAACATGGGCGCACAGATGGTCAAGGAAGTCGCTTCCAAGACCTCCGATGTGGCCGGTGACGGGACCACGACGGCGACGGTTCTGGCCCAGGCGATCTATCGCGAAGGATCCAAGCTCGTGGCCGCCGGTGTCAACCCGATGGCCCTCAAGCGCGGCATCGAAAAGGCGGTCGAAGTGGCCGTCGGAGAACTCAAGAAGATTTCCAAGCCCACCAAAGACCAGGAAGAGATCGCCCAGGTCGGCACCATATCGGCGAACAACGACACCACCATCGGCAATATCATCGCCGAGGCCATGAACAAGGTCGGCAAGGAAGGCGTCATCACGGTCGAAGAGGCCAAGAGTATGGAGACCACCCTCGAGGTGGTGGAAGGCATGCAGTTCGACCGCGGATATCTCTCCCCGTATTTTGTCACCGATCCCGAGAAGATGATCTGCAATCTGAGCGAGCCCTATATTCTGCTCCATGAGAAGAAGATCAGCAGCATGAAGGATATGATTCCCATCCTGGAACAGATCGCCAAGATGGGCAAGCCGCTCCTGATCATCGCCGAAGACATCGAAGGTGAGGCGCTGGCGACCCTGGTCGTCAACAAACTGCGTGGAACGCTGCAGGTGTCCGCGGTGAAGGCCCCCGGATTCGGGGATCGCCGCAAGGCCATGCTCGAGGATATCGCCATCCTGACCGGCGGCCGTGTCATCTCAGAGGACCTGGGCTTCAAACTCGAAAACACGACCCTGAACGACCTCGGCACCGCCAAGACCATCAACATCGACAAGGACAACACCACCATCGTGGACGGCGGTGGAAACCGCGGCGACCTCGAAGGGCGGGTCAGGCAGATCCGTGCCCAGATCGATGAGACGACCTCCGATTACGACCGCGAAAAGCTCCAGGAGCGCCTTGCGAAGCTGATCGGCGGCGTCGCCGTCATCAACGTGGGGGCTGCCACCGAGTCCGAGATGAAAGAGAAGAAGGCGAGGGTCGAAGACGCCCTGAACGCCACGCGCGCCGCTGTGGAAGAAGGCGTCGTCCCGGGCGGCGGAGTCGCGCTCGTCCGCTGCATTCCGGCGCTGGCTGGGTTGAAGCTCGAAGGCGAGGAACAGCCCGGCGTCAATCTGGTCATGCGTGCGCTCGAAGAACCGCTCCGTCAGATCGCCAACAACGCCGGGGCCGAAGGGTCCGTGGTCGTCGAAAAGGTCAAGGAAAAGGAAGGGGCGACCGGTTACAACGCTGACAAGGGCGCATACGAAGACCTGTTGAAGGCCGGGATCATCGACCCGACCAAGGTGACCCGTTTCGCCCTGCAGAATGCCTCCTCGGTCTCCTCGCTGCTTCTGACGACCGAGGCGATGATCGCCGAAAAGCCGAAGGAAAAGGATGACATGCCTCCGATGCCGGGTGGCGGCATGGGCGGTATGGGCGGCATGGGCGGCATGATGTAG
- a CDS encoding GNAT family N-acetyltransferase → MNEAAITGYFPGAVGKITELHAVYYHDRWGFDVSFETQVGGELSDFVRNFQTGRDGLWIAWQGKHFAGSIAVDGRPVEPGSARLRWFIVEPFSQGEGLGRQLIGSALSFSRAAGFRSLYLWTFRGLDAALRLYRQSGFTLTEEHTVAQWGQTIQEQRFDLTLR, encoded by the coding sequence ATGAACGAGGCGGCCATAACGGGATATTTCCCCGGCGCTGTAGGTAAGATAACTGAACTCCACGCGGTTTACTACCATGATCGGTGGGGATTCGACGTTTCCTTCGAAACCCAGGTGGGGGGAGAACTTTCAGACTTTGTGCGGAATTTTCAGACGGGGCGCGACGGGCTCTGGATCGCATGGCAGGGAAAGCACTTCGCCGGAAGCATCGCGGTGGACGGCAGACCGGTGGAGCCCGGCTCGGCCCGGCTGAGGTGGTTCATCGTCGAACCCTTCTCTCAGGGCGAAGGCCTGGGCAGGCAACTGATCGGGTCCGCCTTGTCTTTCAGCCGGGCGGCGGGCTTTCGAAGCCTCTATCTTTGGACCTTTCGCGGCCTCGATGCCGCTCTTCGCCTCTACCGGCAGTCAGGCTTCACCCTGACCGAGGAGCACACGGTCGCGCAATGGGGGCAGACCATCCAGGAGCAGCGCTTCGATCTGACGCTGAGGTGA
- a CDS encoding autotransporter assembly complex protein TamA, with the protein MKIHINILNSTSERRNCAGAAPDTARRPVLLACCRGLLITGLLAVFFLQGLSVSVRAETGREGVEYVLHIEGIEDFALKRLVEASSVTLQERKSYPPATIRLLRRRVEEDIPRLKAVMRSEGYYDAQFGFELDDKAAPVKVLFTVTPGPLYTLRRIEVEPADGSMLPKERMPSAGDIGLHPGKAARARAVVDAEAALLRLVRGMGYPYPEIAERRVQVQHGARAMDVLFVLDSGPLARFGKVEITGLERLDEQVVRDLIPWKPGDPYDPAPVTKFQDRLRETGLLSVIRVEKGTVSKTDGEIPLKVVLTERKPRTIATTLYYRTDEGFGGRFSWQNRNLLGGGERLGFTGTLSRFEQGGEFSFRKPWFLRQDQRLEATLRLADDQPDAYEARSYTGRLLIGRKLWETLELGVGVQAKASTVTQFEEKKRFKYLSFPVSLSWDGTRDLLDPQRGGRLALEASPNLDLERRETDFLKILGTLTHYVPVIPNRRLILAGRLSAGVEPGPDVLEIPADERFYAGGGGSIRGYAYQSVGPLRDGSPVGGKALLEMSVEARFGVTDTIGAVLFLDGGSAFSDRILDDSADVLWGTGVGLRYVTPIGPLRLDVGIPLNRRSDIDDPFQVYISLGQAF; encoded by the coding sequence ATGAAGATTCATATTAACATCCTGAATTCCACCAGTGAAAGAAGAAATTGCGCCGGCGCCGCGCCGGATACTGCGCGGCGCCCGGTTCTGCTTGCATGCTGCCGCGGGCTCCTCATCACAGGACTGCTCGCGGTTTTTTTTCTCCAGGGGTTGTCTGTTTCCGTCCGGGCTGAAACCGGGAGGGAGGGGGTCGAGTACGTCCTCCATATCGAAGGCATCGAGGATTTTGCGCTGAAGCGCCTGGTCGAGGCGTCATCGGTCACCCTACAGGAGCGCAAAAGCTATCCTCCCGCCACGATCAGGCTGCTGCGCCGGCGCGTCGAGGAAGACATCCCCAGGCTGAAGGCGGTCATGCGGTCCGAAGGATATTACGACGCACAGTTCGGCTTCGAGTTGGATGACAAGGCGGCGCCGGTCAAGGTGCTCTTCACGGTGACACCCGGTCCGCTCTATACCCTGAGACGCATAGAGGTCGAACCGGCCGACGGCTCGATGCTGCCGAAGGAGCGGATGCCCTCGGCCGGGGACATCGGGCTTCACCCCGGCAAGGCCGCCAGGGCGCGCGCGGTCGTCGATGCGGAGGCCGCCCTTCTTCGCCTGGTGCGCGGGATGGGATACCCTTATCCCGAGATCGCTGAGCGGCGGGTTCAGGTGCAGCATGGTGCGCGTGCCATGGATGTCCTGTTCGTCCTCGATTCAGGACCGCTTGCCCGCTTTGGCAAGGTCGAAATCACGGGCCTGGAGCGCCTGGACGAACAGGTGGTACGGGATCTGATCCCCTGGAAGCCGGGGGATCCTTACGATCCCGCTCCGGTCACGAAGTTCCAGGACCGGCTGCGGGAGACAGGTCTGTTATCGGTCATCCGGGTGGAGAAGGGTACGGTTTCCAAGACCGATGGAGAAATTCCCCTCAAGGTGGTGTTGACCGAGAGAAAACCCCGGACGATCGCCACGACCCTCTACTACAGAACCGATGAGGGCTTTGGAGGGCGGTTTTCCTGGCAAAACCGGAACCTCTTGGGAGGGGGTGAACGCCTGGGCTTTACAGGAACCCTTTCCCGCTTCGAGCAGGGAGGCGAGTTCAGCTTCCGCAAGCCGTGGTTCCTCCGCCAGGATCAACGGCTGGAGGCGACTCTGCGGCTGGCCGATGACCAGCCGGACGCCTATGAGGCGCGCAGTTACACCGGCCGGCTCCTGATCGGCCGGAAGCTGTGGGAGACCCTCGAACTGGGCGTCGGAGTGCAGGCCAAGGCCTCGACGGTGACGCAGTTCGAGGAGAAGAAGCGCTTCAAATACCTTTCCTTCCCGGTGTCTCTTTCGTGGGACGGGACAAGGGACCTGCTGGATCCGCAGCGAGGGGGCCGTCTTGCGTTGGAGGCATCCCCGAACCTGGACCTCGAACGCCGTGAGACGGATTTTCTGAAGATACTCGGCACGCTGACCCACTACGTTCCGGTCATCCCGAACCGGCGCCTCATCCTGGCAGGCAGACTTTCAGCGGGCGTCGAGCCGGGGCCCGATGTCCTCGAGATTCCCGCCGACGAGCGTTTCTATGCCGGAGGAGGCGGCTCCATCCGGGGGTATGCCTACCAGTCCGTGGGTCCTCTCAGGGACGGTTCTCCCGTCGGGGGCAAGGCGTTGCTGGAGATGTCAGTGGAGGCCCGGTTCGGCGTGACGGATACCATCGGTGCCGTTCTGTTCCTGGACGGAGGCAGTGCCTTTTCCGACCGGATTCTGGATGACAGCGCCGATGTCCTGTGGGGGACGGGCGTCGGCCTGCGCTATGTCACGCCCATCGGGCCGCTGCGTCTGGACGTGGGCATCCCCCTCAACCGCCGATCGGACATTGACGATCCCTTTCAGGTCTATATCAGCCTGGGGCAGGCTTTTTGA